The following proteins are encoded in a genomic region of Arachis stenosperma cultivar V10309 chromosome 4, arast.V10309.gnm1.PFL2, whole genome shotgun sequence:
- the LOC130974788 gene encoding uncharacterized protein LOC130974788 has product MVDYHDNEHDSDLEDRTPHKNNDATPKDTPWPSGDKNVSNQEALDTLQDRLKQLKKDAQHQQEAEKDLQREIRRRQELENKLLQIEANLKTKAIQSPEEDNLRKDQDPFTKEIMKAKISKDFKLLDMTLYDGTTDPGHHLSNLRSRMYLTDASDTVRYKAFPATLTKIAIRWFDNLPLRSISSFDDLAKKFSAKFSIQKDKTKHAPSLLGIKQTDRESLCNYVERFNKACLDIQNLPTEAAIMGLINGLREEPFSQSISKKYPTSLNEIQERAEKYINMEENARLGEASRSEFPS; this is encoded by the coding sequence atggtgGACTATCATGACAACGAACACGATTCAGACTTAgaagatagaacgccgcacaaaaacAATGACGCTACGCCTAAAGATACCCCCTGGCCTAGCGGAGACAAGAACGTGTCAAATCAGGAAGCTCTGGACACACTTCAAGATCGACTAAAGCAACTCAAGAAAGATGCCCAGCATCAACAAGAGGCAGAGAAGGACCTGCAAAGGGAGATAAGGCGACGTCAAGAGCTGGAAAACAAACTCCTACAAATTGAAGCCAATCTCAAAACCAAAGCTATTCAATCTCCTGAGGAAGATAACCTCCGCaaggatcaagatccattcaccaaagaaatCATGAAGGCCAAGATCtcaaaagactttaaactcctGGACATGACTTTGTACGACGGCACCACAGATCCCGgccatcacctcagcaatttaagaagtagaatgtatctcaccgatGCTTCAGATACAGTTCGTTACAAAGCCTTTCCAGctactttaacaaaaatagCAATCAGATGGTTTGACAATCTGCCTCTAAGATCCATCTCCAGTTTTGATGATTTAGCCAAGAAGTTTTCAGCCAAATTctctatccagaaagacaaaaCCAAGCACGCCCCGAGTCTGTTGGGGATTAAGCAAACGGATCGGGAAAGTCTCTGCAACTAcgtggaaagattcaacaaggcATGTCTAGACATACAAAATCTacccactgaagcggccatcatgggcctCATTAATGGCCTCCGAGAAGAGCCCTTCAGCCAATCCATATCAAAAAAGTATCCCACATCGCTAAATGAAATACAAGAACGAGCCgagaagtatatcaacatggaagaaaacgcCCGACTAGGAGAAGCATCAAGATCCGAATTCCCGTCCTGA